Proteins encoded together in one Deinococcus ruber window:
- a CDS encoding ribosome-binding factor A has protein sequence MKPRQVEVALTRLLSSAIGELSDPRIPLIYTIERVSVTPDYGLARVYVSAIGEVGPLIDALNHARGRLQHETGQILKLRRTPTLEFYAAGASPFERLEQS, from the coding sequence TTGAAACCGCGTCAGGTAGAAGTGGCCCTGACGCGGCTGCTGTCGTCGGCTATCGGTGAACTGTCCGATCCGCGCATTCCGCTGATCTATACCATCGAGCGCGTGAGCGTGACGCCCGATTACGGCCTGGCGCGAGTATATGTTTCGGCCATCGGTGAGGTCGGGCCACTGATCGACGCGCTCAACCATGCGCGGGGCCGTCTTCAGCATGAAACGGGGCAGATCTTGAAGCTGCGCCGCACGCCCACGCTGGAATTCTATGCGGCGGGCGCGTCGCCCTTCGAGCGGCTGGAGCAGTCATGA
- a CDS encoding acyl-CoA thioesterase encodes MSTTLETVTAFRVRYAETDAMGVVHHATYPIWFEMGRSDWMRELGFPYTEVEARGYYLMLSGLNVRYRMAARYDDELTLKTRMSEVKSRTAVFAYELWRGEDLLATGETHHICTDRTYRPARMPQELMDALK; translated from the coding sequence ATGAGCACCACGCTCGAAACCGTGACGGCCTTCCGGGTGCGGTACGCCGAAACCGACGCGATGGGCGTGGTGCATCACGCCACCTATCCCATCTGGTTCGAGATGGGGCGCAGCGACTGGATGCGCGAGCTGGGCTTTCCGTATACCGAAGTCGAGGCCCGGGGCTACTATCTGATGCTGTCTGGGCTGAACGTGCGCTACCGTATGGCGGCCCGCTACGACGACGAACTGACCCTGAAGACCCGCATGAGCGAAGTCAAATCGCGCACGGCGGTCTTTGCCTACGAACTGTGGCGCGGCGAAGACCTGCTGGCAACGGGGGAGACGCACCACATCTGCACCGACCGCACCTATCGCCCGGCCCGCATGCCCCAGGAACTGATGGACGCCCTGAAATAA
- the lepB gene encoding signal peptidase I, with protein sequence MKSAATYTRLLLKEWVPSILFVVLLTQVGVAATRVDGVSMMPGLRNNEEVIIPKLEGWAHRFGLGTYHRGDIVVFKPPRAAASEWKRDVHGVPLPWAYRPYLIKRVIGVAGDHIRIDAGQVSINGHLLNAHWTQDFWRAQGCLDTTSAEANTAVTGLFPNAPATRTLTVPAGSLFVMGDNRSPGGSLDSRYFGTVPLADVAGRALLSVWPIVRNAQATALCFSPDPKSSVTTSGPSELNLRVLNAPASFADLGK encoded by the coding sequence TTGAAATCTGCCGCGACCTACACGCGCCTGCTGCTTAAGGAGTGGGTTCCCTCGATTCTGTTCGTGGTGCTGCTGACACAGGTGGGCGTGGCGGCCACCCGCGTCGACGGCGTGAGCATGATGCCGGGCCTGCGGAATAACGAGGAAGTCATCATTCCGAAGCTGGAAGGCTGGGCGCACCGCTTCGGGCTGGGCACGTATCACCGGGGCGACATCGTGGTCTTCAAACCGCCCCGCGCCGCCGCGAGTGAATGGAAACGCGACGTTCATGGCGTGCCGCTGCCCTGGGCCTACCGCCCTTACCTGATCAAACGGGTGATCGGCGTGGCGGGCGACCATATCCGCATCGATGCCGGACAGGTCAGCATCAATGGGCACCTGCTGAATGCCCACTGGACACAGGATTTCTGGCGAGCGCAGGGCTGCCTGGATACCACCAGTGCCGAGGCCAACACCGCCGTGACCGGGCTATTTCCGAACGCGCCCGCCACCAGAACGCTGACGGTTCCGGCAGGGTCGCTGTTCGTGATGGGCGATAACCGCAGTCCGGGCGGCAGTCTGGATTCACGGTATTTCGGGACGGTGCCCCTCGCAGACGTGGCAGGCCGCGCCCTGCTGAGCGTGTGGCCGATTGTGCGGAACGCTCAGGCAACGGCGCTGTGTTTCTCTCCCGATCCGAAGAGCAGCGTGACCACCAGCGGGCCAAGCGAGCTGAATCTGCGGGTGCTGAACGCTCCGGCGTCGTTTGCCGACCTCGGTAAATAG
- a CDS encoding BON domain-containing protein has product MWPFGKSTVDRVKDAFKAQALLAPLNLDVRVDNGTAFITGQAPTEQYVGLIKVVATGISGVKAVDTSGLMFAAPSAPAAQAAPAAPDAGVDTSGTIDASTDAQATQGQYDQAAGDDIVAKALAQHNRIAKGVFNAFQSNGELKDDPIDVLQSGSSIILRGAVDSEHELHLAAQLARSIEGVEAVDASGLKVVGGTKELTKEKDAGGETVYTVQNGDNLSSIALKYFGDAGKYRDIAHYNNISNPDLIQVGQKIRIPG; this is encoded by the coding sequence ATGTGGCCATTTGGAAAGTCGACGGTTGACCGTGTGAAAGACGCGTTCAAAGCTCAAGCACTTCTCGCTCCTCTGAACCTGGATGTCCGGGTCGACAACGGCACGGCCTTCATTACCGGGCAGGCTCCCACCGAGCAGTACGTGGGCCTGATCAAAGTGGTCGCCACAGGCATCAGCGGCGTGAAAGCCGTGGATACCAGCGGCCTGATGTTCGCGGCCCCGTCGGCTCCCGCAGCTCAGGCTGCTCCCGCCGCGCCTGACGCGGGCGTGGATACCAGCGGCACCATCGACGCCAGCACCGACGCTCAGGCTACCCAGGGCCAGTACGATCAGGCAGCGGGCGACGACATCGTGGCGAAAGCGCTGGCCCAGCACAACCGCATTGCCAAGGGTGTCTTCAACGCCTTCCAGAGCAACGGCGAGCTGAAAGACGATCCCATCGACGTGCTTCAGAGCGGCAGCAGCATCATTCTGCGCGGCGCAGTCGACAGCGAACACGAACTGCACCTCGCAGCCCAACTTGCCCGCAGCATCGAGGGCGTCGAGGCCGTGGACGCCAGCGGCCTGAAAGTCGTGGGCGGCACCAAGGAACTGACCAAGGAGAAGGACGCGGGCGGCGAGACGGTCTACACCGTGCAGAACGGCGACAACCTCAGCAGCATCGCCCTCAAGTACTTCGGCGACGCGGGCAAATACCGCGACATCGCCCACTACAACAACATTTCCAACCCAGATCTGATTCAGGTCGGCCAGAAAATCCGCATCCCCGGCTAA
- a CDS encoding permease prefix domain 1-containing protein, whose product MELNSPQIPSAVAAYLRRAAPRNAALRAELHANLHQCMLDHLTAGLAQEAAWEAALRDFGPASSLRPISRLSWRVLRVLVPLTLLGGAAYAAHLGVLT is encoded by the coding sequence ATGGAGCTGAACAGTCCCCAGATTCCCAGTGCCGTGGCCGCGTACCTGAGGCGGGCCGCCCCACGAAATGCCGCGCTGAGGGCCGAACTGCACGCCAATCTGCATCAGTGCATGCTCGACCATCTGACTGCCGGACTGGCGCAGGAAGCCGCGTGGGAGGCGGCGCTGCGCGACTTCGGGCCAGCCAGTTCACTGCGTCCGATCTCGCGGCTGAGCTGGCGGGTGCTGCGGGTGCTGGTGCCCCTCACCCTGCTGGGCGGGGCCGCCTACGCCGCACATCTGGGCGTGCTGACTTGA
- a CDS encoding PadR family transcriptional regulator produces MDTQLVRGSLDMVLMSVLRSGEMYGLEITKAANLDTGGYFTLNAGSLYPALHRLERAGFLGSSERQPPRGGPAVRYYHLTDAGRAELQRRMDAYTRFDEAVRTLWS; encoded by the coding sequence ATGGATACTCAACTGGTGCGCGGCAGCCTGGACATGGTGCTGATGAGCGTGCTGAGAAGCGGCGAGATGTATGGCCTTGAAATTACCAAGGCGGCCAATCTGGACACGGGCGGGTATTTCACGCTGAATGCTGGCAGCCTGTACCCGGCGCTGCACCGACTGGAACGGGCGGGCTTTCTGGGCAGCAGCGAGCGCCAGCCGCCACGCGGGGGGCCAGCCGTGCGCTATTACCACCTGACCGACGCGGGCCGCGCAGAATTGCAGCGCCGGATGGATGCCTATACCCGCTTTGACGAGGCGGTGAGAACCCTATGGAGCTGA
- the glmM gene encoding phosphoglucosamine mutase, whose protein sequence is MTTVQVPERTYFGTDGVRSVAGEFPLTAEWVMRLGAAAAEVLKAQKQSGRTSVVIGKDTRQSGDMLEAALAAGLTSRGVHVVHLGVLPTPGVSFLTRHLGADAGVVISASHNPYQDNGIKFFGAGGSKISDELEASIEAMLGNVADLPAISGTTLGEVTNYTEAERLYAAYLGTHAPDLTGLRIAMDCANGAAYRIGPKVYQAAGADLFAIYTTPDGRNINRDCGSTHLGNLARIVREGGYDLGVAFDGDADRALFVDSRGNVVHGDHILLLNARARRESTVVATIMSNMALEVKLQDAGVHLTRAAVGDRYVYEQLQAGNFKLGGEQSGHILFLDLSPTGDGVLTSLLTLAAMKEQGTTLDALYDDLTMFPQTLVNVRVTDKVAAVRNAAVQAAVKAAEVRLDGRGRVNLRPSGTEQLVRVMVEGPDEAEIHAIAAEIAELVRQA, encoded by the coding sequence ATGACCACAGTTCAAGTTCCAGAGCGCACGTATTTCGGCACCGACGGCGTGCGAAGTGTGGCGGGTGAGTTTCCGCTGACCGCCGAGTGGGTGATGCGGCTGGGTGCCGCCGCCGCCGAGGTGCTCAAGGCACAGAAGCAGTCGGGCCGCACCAGCGTGGTGATCGGCAAAGATACCCGGCAGTCGGGCGACATGCTGGAAGCGGCGCTGGCAGCGGGCCTGACCAGCCGGGGCGTGCATGTGGTGCATCTGGGCGTGCTGCCCACCCCCGGCGTCAGCTTCCTGACCCGGCATCTGGGAGCCGACGCGGGCGTGGTCATCAGCGCGTCTCACAATCCCTATCAGGACAACGGCATCAAGTTCTTCGGGGCGGGCGGCAGCAAGATCAGCGACGAGCTGGAAGCCAGCATCGAGGCCATGCTGGGCAACGTGGCCGATCTTCCGGCCATCAGCGGCACCACCCTGGGTGAAGTCACCAATTACACCGAGGCCGAGCGCCTGTACGCCGCGTATCTGGGCACCCACGCCCCCGACCTGACGGGCCTGAGAATCGCGATGGACTGTGCCAACGGCGCGGCCTACCGCATCGGGCCGAAGGTGTATCAGGCGGCGGGCGCAGACCTGTTCGCCATCTACACCACCCCCGACGGGCGCAACATCAACCGAGACTGCGGCAGCACCCACCTGGGCAATCTGGCCCGCATCGTGCGCGAGGGCGGCTACGATCTGGGTGTGGCCTTCGACGGCGACGCCGACCGCGCCCTGTTCGTCGATTCGCGGGGCAACGTGGTACACGGCGACCATATCCTGCTGCTGAATGCGCGGGCACGCCGCGAAAGCACGGTGGTCGCCACCATCATGAGCAACATGGCGCTGGAAGTGAAATTGCAGGATGCAGGCGTGCACCTGACGCGGGCAGCAGTAGGCGACCGCTACGTGTACGAGCAGCTTCAGGCGGGCAACTTCAAGCTGGGCGGCGAGCAGAGCGGGCACATCCTGTTTCTCGACCTGTCGCCCACCGGAGACGGCGTGCTGACCTCGCTGCTGACGCTGGCCGCCATGAAAGAGCAGGGCACCACCCTCGACGCGCTGTACGACGACCTGACGATGTTTCCGCAGACGCTGGTGAACGTGCGCGTAACAGACAAGGTGGCGGCGGTCAGGAATGCGGCGGTGCAGGCGGCGGTCAAGGCTGCCGAAGTCCGGCTGGACGGACGCGGGCGCGTGAATCTGCGGCCCAGTGGCACCGAACAGCTCGTGCGCGTGATGGTCGAAGGCCCCGATGAAGCGGAAATTCACGCCATCGCCGCCGAGATCGCCGAACTGGTGCGGCAGGCGTAA